From Campylobacter showae:
CGCTTGAAAATAGCACGAACGACGAGCTTTATAAAATGGTCGCAAACGCCGATGCAAAGACGCTTAGCGAGGTAGCGTTTGAGATAGACAAACGCGCGGGCAAACTAAGATACGAGGCAAAAGAGGCTAAGCGCGGGCTAAAAGCCGAGATGGTAAAGAAAATGGATGCCATGAGCGTCGCCGATAGGCAAAATTTCATGCAGGATTTTCGAAAAAACTACAATGACAAGGTTGGCTTGCTAAGCGTGGCGGAGGCTAAAAGGCTTGATATCGAGCTAAAAGATCACGATAACGACGATGATTTTCACAAGAAATTTAAGCATGATTTTAAGGGCGGATTTATAAAAGATAAAGACGGCAAAGGCTCTCATATGCCGCGCAGTAAAGAGTAAATTCGGCCTTTTTTAGGCTTTTCGGGGCGGATTTTCGTTTAAATTTGCCCCGCTTTTTACAAATTTAAGCATTTTGGCGACGACGTAAATTTATGAAATTTTACCCTGGAATTTAGATGAAATTTGATAAATTTACGCAGGATTTATTTGTAGCTAAATTTGAGCGCTCTTTGAAAATCTCAGATGAAAACGAGCCTTACAAGCAGGATAAATAAAACCCGAAAATCAAGCGGGTAAAACGCCGTAAAACGACAAAAACAAACCAAAACGGAGCGAAAATGAGTAAAATTTTGATCGTCGAGGACGAAAATATGCTGCTTGAGATGATGCGCGCGTATCTGGAGGCGCAGGGCTACGAGACTGCGGGCGCGAAAAGCTACGACGATGCGTTAAATTTGGCTTATGAAAGTAACTTCGATCTTTGGATATTTGACGTCAAGATCATTGGCGGCAGCGGCTTTGCGCTACTTGGGGAGCTGCGAAACGCAGGCAAAAACACGCCTTGTATATTTACGACCTCGCTAAATACGCTTGATGACGTGCAAACCGGCTTTACTAGCGGGTGCGACGACTACATCAAAAAACCTTTTGAGCTAAAGGAACTGCATCTGCGCGTGCAAAATCTGCTAAAACGCACCTTCGTACATAACAAAAACGAGCTGATAAATCTGGGCGAAAATTTGGGCTTTGATATGAATCAGGGCTTGCTATTTCGTGACGGCAAGGCTGTCTCGATGCCTAAAAAACAGTCTAGGCTGCTCGCACTTTTGCTAAAAAATCAGGATAAATTTTTAAGCAGAGAGGAGATTTATTCTCAAATTTGGGACTACGACGAGAGTCCTAGCGAGCTTAGTTTGCGCGTTTATATCGCGGAGCTGCGTAAAATTTTAGGCAAAGAGCGTATCGTTAGCGCCTCAAAGCTAGGCTATAAATATGTTTAAGCTTTTTACGGTCGTTCGGAGGTTTGGGTTTTGGGCTAAAAACGCTACTAAATTTACGCGATATTTTTATGAAATTTGCGGCTCTAGATTTCAAAATTTAGCGCCGAATTTTATTAAATTTACGGCTACCGCGTGGCAAAGGGCAGGGGGCGAGCCTCAAATTTTATCCAAATTTGCGCAAAACTTTTACTGTTTTAAACATCAAAATTTACGTCCGCAAAATACTCTCAAATTTAACCCAAAAGGTGGCAAATGTCCTTGCTAAAACCTCTTAAAAAAGCCTTTGCAGCACTTTCGGACCGTCAAATTTTGCCTATATTTTTACTTTACTTCATCACGAGCGCCGCATTTTTGGTCTTTTTCGCGCAGATGTTTTACGAGCGCGAGAAGCATTTTATACTCGATCGCGACGTCTTTATCGTGCGAGATTTGCAGCATCACCTGCAAAATAAACTGCAAAAAAACGGCGAGATAGACGACGATGATTTCGACGACGTCGAGGCTTTTGCTGTAAATTTAAAAACGGGCGAGGAGATCGAGGACGACTTTGAGCCGCGCGAGGGCATGCCGCAAAGATACAAGGACGGAACGAGCTCGGTGGTGCAGTTTTACCTCAAAAATCGCCTCGGCGAGGAGGAGTACTACGTCGCCGTCAAGGTCGCGGATCCCGAGTTTGCGATTCTCACGCTAAAACTCAAAATAATATTTTTCTCGTTTATGATACTTCTTGCTATTTTAATCATAGCTTATTTTATCATACGTCTTTCGCTGCGTCCGCTTTATCGCCGCATCGACTTTTTAAACGGCTTTATCAGGGATGCGACGCACGAGATAAACACGCCTCTTAGTGTTATTTTGATGAGTATCGAGATGTTTGAAACCGATCCGAAAAAATATCTAAACAACATAAAAACAGCCTCCAAAACGATCTCGACGCTATACGAGGACCTCACGCTAGTAAAGCTTAGCGGCAAAGAGGACGGCGCGGCGACGAGCTTTAGCCTGAGCGAGCTGGTGCGCGAGAGGATCGGGTATTTTGGACTAAATTTGGAGCAAAAAAATATAAACCTAAGCACTCAAATCGCCGAAGTGCAGCTACGCTCGTCCTATAAAAAAACGAGAAAAATCATAGATAATCTGCTCAGCAACGCCATAAAATACTGCGACGAAAACGGCTCGGTAAGCGTAAATTTAACTCCCGCAGCACTCACGATCTCAAACAGCGGCGCAGGTATCGCGAAGGAAAATTTGCCGCGGATTTTCGAGCTTTATACGCGGTTTGACGAGCGAAACGGCGGCTTTGGCATCGGGCTTCATATCGTCAAAACATTTTGCGAGGAGCTTGGGTTTAAAATCTCGTGTAAAAGCAGCGAGGGGCTAACCGAGTTTCGCGTGGAGTTTGGCGGGAGCGCGATGAAAATTTAAGAGGGTGGCGCAAGGTCGGTTTTTGAACCGTAAATTTAAACCTGCTTTTGCAGCGTCGAATTTAAGCAGGTTTGATTTGCGGTTTGCGAGATGAAATTTTGGTTTTCGTATCGCCTAATCCGCATGATTCTTGAATTATCTTAAAGCTTAATCTTTCCGCAACCGATGGCTTTAAATTTGGCGCAAAAGCAAGATAAAATTCCGGTAAAATTTGCGATAAAACTATAAAGGAAAATAAGTATGGACAAGCGGGATGAGGCGCTAAATTTAGCGCGGGATTTCGAACGCGACGGCTTTAGAGTGCCAGATTTATACGAGTGGTTTTGGCGGCTGCAAGGAGACGCGGCAGCATATTTTACGCTAGCGGATAGCCTGCTGCGCGGGCGACAAGAGGGCGGGACGCTGCTAAAGGACGCTCTGGGCTATGTAGGCGAGGATGATTTTAAAGCTCTGATCGCCACGGCGGTTGAAATTTTACGCGAAGAAGCAGCAGGGTGGCGCAAAACAAAGCAGGACAAAAGTGCGGCGCAGACGGGAGAAAATGCACGCTCGGCGCGGGCAGACGAAAGCGCAGGCAAAAGTGTACGGCAACGCGGCAGAGATGAAAAGAGCGCGCGCTGGAAAAACGCCGAAGAGGTCATCGCCATGGCAAGTCTCGAGTTCGCACCGTTTTTGCACCCGTATCTGGGCGAGCTTTTTAAACTGCAGCCGAGCGAGAGCGCGTATTACGCGGAGTATCCGTGGCGCGAACTTAGCTACGAGAGCTCGCAAATCTGGCGCGAGAAGCTTGCGGATCCGCGGACGAGCAGGGATGAGCGGCAAAAAATTTTTAGCTGCCTGCTTCAGACCCGCGATCCTCGAAACGTAAAATTAGCCTGCGAGTTCGCGCTTGCAGAGGACTTCTTCGACCGTCCGTGCGACCTGTTAGATTATATTGGCTACTGGCTGGAGGCCGTGGGATTTACTTTTGAGCGGGTTAAATTTGACGCAGACGGCGAAGCTCAAGCGGCAGCGG
This genomic window contains:
- a CDS encoding DUF1104 domain-containing protein → MKKVVLISMLVAGGLFAASLENSTNDELYKMVANADAKTLSEVAFEIDKRAGKLRYEAKEAKRGLKAEMVKKMDAMSVADRQNFMQDFRKNYNDKVGLLSVAEAKRLDIELKDHDNDDDFHKKFKHDFKGGFIKDKDGKGSHMPRSKE
- a CDS encoding response regulator transcription factor, whose protein sequence is MSKILIVEDENMLLEMMRAYLEAQGYETAGAKSYDDALNLAYESNFDLWIFDVKIIGGSGFALLGELRNAGKNTPCIFTTSLNTLDDVQTGFTSGCDDYIKKPFELKELHLRVQNLLKRTFVHNKNELINLGENLGFDMNQGLLFRDGKAVSMPKKQSRLLALLLKNQDKFLSREEIYSQIWDYDESPSELSLRVYIAELRKILGKERIVSASKLGYKYV
- a CDS encoding sensor histidine kinase, producing MSLLKPLKKAFAALSDRQILPIFLLYFITSAAFLVFFAQMFYEREKHFILDRDVFIVRDLQHHLQNKLQKNGEIDDDDFDDVEAFAVNLKTGEEIEDDFEPREGMPQRYKDGTSSVVQFYLKNRLGEEEYYVAVKVADPEFAILTLKLKIIFFSFMILLAILIIAYFIIRLSLRPLYRRIDFLNGFIRDATHEINTPLSVILMSIEMFETDPKKYLNNIKTASKTISTLYEDLTLVKLSGKEDGAATSFSLSELVRERIGYFGLNLEQKNINLSTQIAEVQLRSSYKKTRKIIDNLLSNAIKYCDENGSVSVNLTPAALTISNSGAGIAKENLPRIFELYTRFDERNGGFGIGLHIVKTFCEELGFKISCKSSEGLTEFRVEFGGSAMKI